The following proteins come from a genomic window of Flavobacterium crocinum:
- a CDS encoding S41 family peptidase: MKFNSKYLPIIIGATFALGTVVGSLMNAPTDDQFLAKNYSKTKLNKLIDFINNEYVDSINTDSIVNLTVDNILSKLDPHSVYIPPSEQAEVAESMKGDFVGIGINFYMYKDSVAIIKPIENGPSAKAGLKSGDRILYAGKTKLYGRKLPSDSLFSKLKGLQGSEIELTVFRKSEQKKLKFKVKRDVIPIKSVDASLLIGNNIGYIKINRFAETTFNEFKTGLTRLKQKGIQSLVIDLRDNGGGYMEEAIAIADEFLKDKQLIVFTKSKNGSIDKTFATKAGSFETGKVYVLINENSASASEILAGAIQDNDRGTIVGRRSFGKGLVQREMDFNDGSAVRLTVARYYTPTGRSIQKPYKKGNEDYFKESESRIATGELYAKDSIKVADSLKFKTPKGKIVYGGGGIVPDVFVPMEAEHGNENVGYLLQTGIVGHFVFEELDKNRNAFAGDNFNTFLAKMKSSDVYFKKFKNYILMTGLDLKLDKTKALVNRHITAEFARQLFGELYYYDVILKDDAMIKTILNPKK, encoded by the coding sequence ATGAAATTTAATTCGAAATATTTACCTATAATAATCGGAGCGACTTTTGCTCTGGGAACGGTTGTCGGAAGCCTTATGAACGCTCCCACCGATGATCAGTTTTTGGCTAAAAATTACTCTAAAACCAAACTGAACAAACTGATTGATTTTATCAATAATGAATATGTTGACAGCATCAATACAGACTCTATTGTTAATCTTACAGTAGATAATATACTTTCCAAATTAGATCCGCATTCAGTTTATATTCCGCCAAGCGAACAAGCAGAAGTAGCCGAAAGCATGAAAGGAGATTTCGTTGGAATTGGAATCAATTTTTATATGTATAAAGATTCGGTTGCCATTATAAAACCAATTGAAAACGGACCTTCAGCGAAAGCGGGACTAAAATCTGGTGACCGAATTCTATATGCCGGAAAAACTAAATTGTACGGCAGAAAATTGCCTTCGGATAGCTTGTTTTCAAAATTAAAAGGTTTACAAGGTTCTGAAATCGAATTGACGGTTTTTAGAAAATCAGAACAAAAGAAACTGAAGTTTAAAGTAAAAAGAGATGTTATTCCGATAAAGAGCGTCGATGCTTCTTTGCTGATTGGAAATAATATCGGTTACATCAAAATAAATCGTTTTGCTGAAACCACTTTTAATGAATTCAAGACAGGTTTAACAAGACTAAAACAAAAAGGAATTCAGTCGCTTGTAATTGACCTTCGTGACAATGGCGGAGGTTATATGGAAGAAGCTATTGCCATTGCAGACGAATTTCTAAAAGATAAACAGTTAATCGTTTTTACAAAAAGTAAAAATGGTTCGATCGACAAAACATTTGCTACAAAAGCGGGAAGTTTTGAAACTGGAAAAGTGTATGTTTTAATTAATGAAAACAGTGCTTCTGCGAGTGAAATTCTGGCTGGAGCAATTCAGGATAATGACCGTGGTACAATTGTTGGAAGACGTTCTTTTGGAAAAGGTCTTGTGCAGAGAGAAATGGATTTTAACGACGGATCAGCAGTTCGTTTGACTGTAGCACGCTATTATACGCCAACAGGAAGATCAATCCAAAAGCCTTATAAAAAAGGAAACGAGGATTATTTTAAAGAGTCAGAATCCAGAATTGCGACAGGTGAATTGTATGCAAAAGACAGTATAAAAGTAGCTGATTCGTTAAAATTTAAAACGCCAAAAGGTAAAATCGTTTACGGTGGCGGCGGAATTGTTCCTGATGTTTTTGTTCCGATGGAAGCTGAGCACGGAAATGAAAATGTAGGCTATTTATTGCAGACCGGAATTGTTGGTCATTTTGTTTTTGAAGAATTGGATAAAAATAGAAATGCTTTTGCAGGAGATAATTTCAATACGTTTTTAGCAAAAATGAAAAGTTCTGATGTATACTTCAAAAAGTTTAAAAACTACATTTTAATGACTGGTTTAGACTTAAAACTAGACAAAACAAAAGCACTTGTAAATCGACATATTACTGCTGAATTTGCCAGACAATTATTCGGGGAATTGTATTATTATGATGTAATCTTAAAAGATGATGCCATGATTAAAACTATTCTCAATCCGAAGAAATAA
- a CDS encoding peptidase domain-containing ABC transporter yields the protein MKLLSLKQIAKTHTLQLDQSDCGVACLLSIIKLYNGNNSIEKIRELSGTTKEGTTMLGLYQAANQLGFTADGCEADIQALIDHKQPVILHVLMENQLQHYIVCYQYSEKEGFLIGNPAKGIYTLSISELEKIWISKTCLTLEPNDNFVTQKAQQDSQKKWFLDLLREGHKLIWISVLLGFFVAGLGLTMALFSQKLIDDILPSNNINKLISGIILLTILLSARVGISVLRQYFMLQQSKDFNNRINNSFFSALLQLPKAFFDTRKTGELVARLNDTQRVQNVIKMLTSTLIIDVLVAIISTVFLFSYSWRLGLICIFSLPLYFFIIYRSNKKILLSQKEVMQSSAITESNFINTIQGISTIKNDNKQNIFNELNKHLFANYQNKIFNLGKINITLSWQSGLTSVLFVIGILIYTSLQVFNHQIKIGELMAILGIVGSLLPSIANLALISIPINEAKIAFNRMYEFASIEKENKKGQELLEINKISIQNLSFRFAGRSELFHGINLEIEKGKFTAIVGESGSGKSTLGQILQRFYNFENGSIIVNNTHELQEIGLEGYRDLLGVIPQEITIFNGTVIDNILLGAIDTPENIVTFINEYGFKFYFDQLPQGLMTIVGEEGINLSGGQKQLIALARALYKRPQFLILDEATAAMDRKTENFTIQLLQKIKRDCAVLFISHRLHKLRNIADTIYILENKTITEFGNHEELMKTDNFYSEYWKENNYKD from the coding sequence ATGAAATTGTTAAGTCTAAAGCAGATCGCAAAAACACATACTTTACAACTTGATCAATCAGATTGCGGTGTTGCTTGTTTACTATCTATTATAAAACTATATAATGGCAATAATTCTATAGAGAAAATCAGGGAATTAAGTGGCACCACAAAAGAGGGAACAACTATGTTGGGGTTATATCAGGCAGCTAATCAATTGGGGTTTACTGCTGATGGATGCGAAGCTGATATTCAGGCACTGATCGATCACAAACAACCTGTTATTTTACATGTATTAATGGAAAATCAGTTGCAGCATTACATTGTTTGTTATCAATATAGTGAAAAAGAAGGTTTCTTAATTGGCAATCCGGCAAAAGGAATTTATACTTTAAGTATTTCTGAATTAGAAAAAATATGGATTTCTAAAACCTGTTTGACACTTGAGCCAAATGATAATTTTGTCACTCAAAAAGCGCAGCAAGACAGTCAAAAGAAATGGTTTTTAGATTTACTTCGAGAAGGTCACAAATTAATCTGGATTTCTGTTTTACTTGGATTTTTTGTGGCAGGGTTAGGATTGACAATGGCATTGTTTTCTCAAAAATTGATTGATGATATATTACCATCAAACAACATCAACAAATTAATTTCAGGAATTATTCTACTGACTATTTTACTTTCTGCCCGCGTCGGAATATCTGTCTTAAGACAATATTTTATGCTTCAACAATCAAAAGATTTTAATAACCGGATCAATAATTCGTTTTTCTCGGCGTTATTACAATTACCAAAAGCTTTTTTTGACACTCGAAAAACAGGAGAGCTTGTTGCCAGATTAAATGATACGCAACGCGTACAAAATGTTATTAAAATGCTTACCAGCACCTTGATAATAGATGTTTTGGTCGCTATAATTTCGACTGTTTTCTTATTTTCTTATTCATGGAGACTGGGATTAATTTGTATTTTTAGTCTACCATTGTATTTTTTCATAATTTATCGTAGCAATAAAAAAATCTTGCTTTCTCAAAAAGAAGTCATGCAAAGTTCTGCTATTACCGAAAGTAATTTTATAAATACAATTCAAGGCATTTCGACTATAAAAAATGACAATAAACAAAATATTTTCAATGAGTTAAATAAGCATCTTTTCGCCAATTATCAGAACAAAATATTTAATCTCGGGAAAATCAACATCACTTTATCCTGGCAATCAGGCTTAACAAGTGTTCTCTTTGTTATAGGCATTTTAATTTATACTTCTTTACAAGTATTTAATCATCAAATTAAAATTGGTGAATTAATGGCTATTTTAGGAATTGTTGGTTCGTTACTTCCTTCAATAGCAAATTTGGCTTTAATTTCGATTCCAATAAACGAAGCTAAAATAGCTTTTAACCGAATGTATGAATTTGCATCGATAGAAAAAGAAAACAAAAAAGGTCAAGAACTTTTAGAGATTAATAAAATCTCTATTCAAAATCTTTCTTTTCGGTTTGCTGGTCGCAGTGAACTTTTTCATGGCATTAATTTAGAAATCGAAAAAGGGAAATTTACTGCTATTGTTGGCGAAAGCGGAAGTGGCAAAAGTACTCTGGGACAAATATTACAACGTTTTTATAATTTTGAAAACGGTAGCATAATTGTAAATAACACTCATGAACTTCAAGAAATAGGACTTGAAGGTTATAGAGATTTATTAGGTGTAATTCCACAAGAAATTACTATTTTTAACGGAACTGTAATTGACAACATATTACTTGGAGCAATTGATACTCCAGAAAACATAGTAACCTTTATTAATGAATATGGCTTCAAATTCTACTTTGACCAATTGCCACAAGGCTTAATGACCATAGTTGGAGAAGAAGGTATCAATTTAAGCGGCGGACAAAAACAGCTTATTGCATTGGCAAGAGCTTTATATAAAAGACCCCAATTTTTAATTTTGGATGAAGCTACTGCAGCGATGGATCGGAAAACTGAGAATTTCACTATTCAGCTACTCCAAAAAATAAAACGAGACTGTGCTGTTTTATTCATTTCGCATCGCTTACATAAATTAAGAAATATTGCTGATACGATTTATATATTGGAAAATAAAACTATAACAGAATTTGGAAATCATGAAGAATTAATGAAAACAGACAATTTTTATAGTGAATATTGGAAAGAAAACAATTACAAAGATTAA
- a CDS encoding nuclear transport factor 2 family protein, protein MKIETVINTEIELLTAIKNSDVTALETFLHDDLLFNLPDGQTITKEFDLNSYRSGKMKIDSLEASDQIINIIGDSAVVAVTISLKGLYETTPINGVFKYIRVWKEFENNLKVIAGSCIQLA, encoded by the coding sequence ATGAAAATAGAAACCGTTATTAATACAGAAATCGAGCTTCTGACTGCTATTAAGAATTCGGACGTGACAGCTTTGGAAACATTTCTTCACGATGACTTATTGTTCAATCTCCCGGATGGACAAACGATAACCAAAGAATTTGATTTGAATTCCTATCGTTCTGGGAAAATGAAAATAGATTCTTTAGAAGCTTCAGATCAAATTATAAATATTATTGGAGATTCTGCTGTAGTTGCTGTTACTATTTCATTAAAAGGATTATATGAAACAACTCCAATAAACGGCGTCTTCAAATACATTAGAGTTTGGAAGGAATTTGAAAATAATCTAAAAGTTATTGCAGGAAGCTGTATTCAGCTGGCATAA
- a CDS encoding aspartate kinase — protein MRVFKFGGASVKDADGIKNVYDVLQKVGYEDVILVVSAMGKTTNALEVVIKNYFEKSTELSSSVQEIKKYHNQILLDLFEDENNDVFAAVNAQFAELEYFLAHNKSPNYNFVYDQVVSFGELISTNILSHYMNFRGIQTQWLDVRNFIKTNANYRDAEVDWETTQQNISKNVPRKQLNITQGFLGADENNFTTTLGREGSDYTAGIFAYCLNAESVTIWKDVPGVMNADPRYFENASLLNQISYREAIELAFYGATVIHPKTLQPLQKKEIPLYVKSFINPLLKGTCVSKGVDLEPQYPCFIVKREQLLISLSSIDFSFIMEENISEIFGLFHEFKIKVNLIQNSAISFSVCVEDKFGNFPELNAILSKKFKVEYSENVTLYTIRHFTEEAAATVEANKEVLLKQVSRETMQIVTKELN, from the coding sequence ATGAGAGTATTTAAATTTGGTGGAGCATCTGTAAAAGATGCTGATGGAATTAAAAACGTATATGACGTTTTACAAAAAGTAGGTTATGAAGACGTGATTCTTGTGGTTTCGGCTATGGGGAAAACAACAAATGCTCTTGAAGTTGTAATAAAGAATTACTTCGAAAAATCGACAGAGTTAAGTTCTTCTGTACAAGAAATCAAAAAATACCACAATCAAATCTTACTGGATTTGTTTGAAGATGAAAATAATGACGTTTTTGCAGCTGTAAATGCGCAGTTCGCTGAATTAGAATATTTTTTAGCGCATAATAAATCTCCAAATTACAACTTCGTTTATGATCAGGTGGTAAGTTTTGGTGAATTGATTTCTACTAATATTCTTAGTCATTATATGAATTTCAGAGGAATTCAGACACAATGGCTTGATGTACGTAATTTCATTAAGACCAATGCAAATTACAGAGATGCAGAAGTGGATTGGGAAACGACGCAACAAAACATCAGCAAAAATGTTCCAAGAAAACAATTAAACATTACGCAAGGTTTCTTAGGTGCTGACGAAAACAATTTCACGACAACTTTAGGCCGTGAAGGTTCTGATTATACTGCGGGAATTTTTGCATACTGCTTAAATGCAGAAAGCGTAACGATCTGGAAAGATGTTCCCGGAGTTATGAATGCTGACCCTCGTTATTTTGAAAATGCAAGTCTTTTAAACCAAATTTCGTATCGTGAAGCTATCGAATTGGCGTTTTACGGCGCAACGGTTATTCACCCAAAAACATTACAGCCTTTACAGAAAAAAGAAATTCCTTTGTATGTAAAATCATTTATTAATCCTTTATTAAAAGGAACATGCGTTTCTAAAGGTGTTGATCTGGAACCACAATATCCATGTTTTATTGTAAAAAGAGAACAACTTTTAATCTCACTTTCTTCTATTGATTTCTCTTTCATTATGGAAGAAAACATCAGCGAGATTTTTGGTTTATTCCACGAATTTAAAATCAAAGTAAACTTAATTCAGAACTCTGCCATTAGTTTTTCTGTTTGCGTGGAAGATAAATTTGGAAATTTCCCGGAATTGAATGCTATTCTTTCTAAAAAATTCAAAGTAGAATACAGCGAAAATGTAACCTTATACACAATCCGTCACTTTACGGAAGAAGCTGCAGCAACTGTTGAAGCTAACAAAGAAGTTTTATTAAAACAAGTGAGTCGTGAAACGATGCAGATTGTGACTAAAGAACTTAATTAA
- a CDS encoding HupE/UreJ family protein: MSQFWIYFQIGLKHVLDIHAYDHVLFLIALTVPYLFKDWKRIFLLVSLFTIGHTLALILSVYGIITIKVNLVEFLIPITILVTALYHLFTAGKTSKNDSVNLVFFITLFFGIIHGLGFSNYFKTILGGSATSKLLPLGEFALGIEAAQLVVVFVVLVISYIVQTVFRFSKRDWALVMSAFVIGVVIPMIIESPIWNR; the protein is encoded by the coding sequence ATGTCACAATTTTGGATTTACTTTCAAATAGGATTAAAACACGTTTTAGATATTCATGCCTACGATCATGTTCTTTTTTTAATCGCCTTAACCGTTCCTTATTTGTTTAAAGACTGGAAAAGAATTTTTCTTTTGGTTTCTTTATTTACAATAGGACATACATTGGCTTTAATTCTTTCCGTTTATGGTATCATAACTATAAAAGTAAATCTTGTAGAATTCCTTATTCCCATTACAATTTTGGTAACGGCTCTCTATCATTTATTTACGGCAGGAAAGACTTCAAAAAATGATAGTGTAAATCTCGTATTTTTCATAACTTTATTCTTTGGTATTATTCACGGTTTAGGTTTCTCCAATTATTTCAAAACCATATTAGGAGGATCTGCAACTTCAAAATTATTACCTTTGGGAGAGTTTGCTTTAGGGATTGAAGCGGCACAATTGGTAGTAGTTTTTGTGGTCTTGGTAATATCATATATAGTGCAAACCGTTTTTCGTTTTTCAAAACGCGACTGGGCACTGGTAATGTCGGCTTTTGTTATTGGAGTTGTAATTCCGATGATTATCGAAAGTCCGATTTGGAACAGATAA
- a CDS encoding GNAT family N-acetyltransferase, with protein MNIRKGNPEDMKSVLELIQELAIFEKEPEAVVITEEDLVRDGFGENPLFQVFVAEVENEEKQKEIVGIALYYYRYSTWKGKTIHLEDLIVKEKMRGTGLGSALYAEIMKQGKKDGVRRVEWNVLAWNTPAVNFYKNSGAKILDDWQVVQMDEAGVNAFLEKL; from the coding sequence ATGAATATTAGAAAAGGAAATCCTGAGGACATGAAATCGGTGTTGGAGCTAATTCAGGAGCTGGCAATATTCGAAAAAGAACCTGAAGCTGTAGTGATTACAGAAGAAGATTTAGTTCGTGACGGATTTGGAGAAAACCCGCTTTTTCAGGTTTTTGTAGCGGAGGTTGAAAACGAAGAAAAACAAAAAGAAATAGTTGGAATTGCTTTATACTACTATCGTTATTCTACCTGGAAAGGAAAGACAATTCACCTTGAAGATCTGATTGTAAAAGAAAAAATGCGCGGTACCGGTTTAGGATCAGCGCTTTACGCTGAAATCATGAAACAAGGTAAAAAAGACGGCGTTCGAAGAGTAGAATGGAATGTTTTGGCCTGGAATACACCAGCCGTTAATTTTTACAAAAATTCCGGTGCCAAAATCCTTGACGATTGGCAGGTCGTTCAAATGGATGAAGCGGGAGTTAATGCGTTCTTAGAAAAATTATAA
- a CDS encoding TlpA family protein disulfide reductase, translating into MNRHLKTILLVLFIGIISFLSYQIINKVSHKKEVAQKIKTIPLFSYQDINGKTFTNENLKKATPIIFIYFNTECEYCNEEASMIQKNMPKFKDYQLIFISFEKREQIESFSKYYKLNLYNNVHFLQDSKVTFATTFDVNSLPCIVLYDKNQKLTEKIRGQIKPVILIKKLNIQ; encoded by the coding sequence ATGAACAGACATTTAAAGACTATTTTATTGGTTCTATTTATTGGCATTATATCTTTTTTGAGTTATCAGATCATTAATAAAGTAAGTCATAAAAAAGAAGTAGCGCAAAAAATAAAAACAATTCCTCTATTTTCTTATCAAGATATAAATGGAAAAACTTTTACTAATGAAAATTTAAAAAAAGCAACCCCAATTATCTTTATTTACTTTAATACTGAATGTGAATATTGCAATGAAGAAGCAAGCATGATTCAGAAAAACATGCCAAAATTCAAAGATTATCAACTCATTTTTATTTCATTTGAAAAACGAGAACAAATCGAAAGTTTTTCTAAGTATTATAAACTTAATCTTTATAACAATGTTCATTTTCTTCAGGATAGCAAAGTTACTTTTGCAACGACTTTTGATGTCAATTCATTGCCTTGTATAGTGCTGTATGATAAAAACCAAAAATTAACTGAAAAAATACGAGGGCAGATCAAGCCTGTAATCCTGATTAAAAAATTGAATATTCAATGA
- a CDS encoding DUF1648 domain-containing protein: MVSKKIRVLYLIALSIFSIYILLLFSNYSEIPETVASHIDITGKVDGYSHKNALWISSIVNLFILVVLGLLIKNPKYANYPVELTDENRENVYKKMQLFLAAIAIITTLFFSYMIFKAIGLEKNYIYLIIYVIAVPIFTIIYFGRSK; this comes from the coding sequence ATGGTTTCTAAAAAAATAAGAGTACTTTATCTAATTGCTCTGTCAATATTTTCAATCTATATTCTTTTACTTTTCAGTAATTATTCAGAGATTCCTGAAACTGTTGCATCTCATATAGATATAACGGGAAAAGTGGATGGTTATAGCCATAAGAATGCATTGTGGATTTCTTCTATAGTTAATCTGTTTATACTTGTTGTTCTAGGACTTCTAATAAAAAACCCAAAATATGCCAATTACCCAGTGGAGCTTACAGATGAGAATAGAGAAAATGTATATAAAAAAATGCAGTTATTTTTAGCTGCAATTGCAATTATTACCACATTGTTTTTTTCTTATATGATATTTAAGGCTATTGGTTTAGAAAAGAATTATATATATTTGATTATATATGTAATAGCAGTACCCATATTTACAATTATTTATTTTGGAAGAAGCAAATAA
- a CDS encoding helix-turn-helix transcriptional regulator, with product MNKIVGDNLKMLRKSKNMSQEEVADCLKISQSAYARMERGESTSWTIHFNKICQMFDITPEELVRRGVGDSVYENLISTELQTESEALHFYRKIIRQYELQIEDLKMIISELNKGKN from the coding sequence ATGAATAAAATTGTAGGAGATAATTTGAAAATGCTGAGAAAATCAAAAAATATGTCACAGGAAGAAGTTGCAGATTGTTTAAAAATTTCACAGTCTGCTTATGCTAGAATGGAGCGTGGCGAAAGTACTTCTTGGACTATTCATTTTAATAAAATCTGTCAAATGTTCGATATAACTCCTGAAGAATTAGTAAGAAGAGGAGTGGGAGATTCTGTTTATGAAAATTTAATAAGTACAGAACTCCAAACGGAAAGTGAAGCGCTTCACTTTTACAGAAAAATAATAAGACAATACGAATTACAAATAGAAGATTTGAAAATGATTATTAGTGAGTTAAATAAAGGGAAAAACTAA
- the fbp gene encoding class 1 fructose-bisphosphatase: MEERNKTLGEFIIENQKAFQYSSGELSRIINSIRLAAKVVNHKVNQAGLVDIIGAAGEQNIQGEDQQKLDVYANEVFIQTLINREIVCGIASEENDDYITVQGSDNCHNNKYVILMDPLDGSSNIDVNVSVGTIFSVFRRVTPIGTPVTSEDFLQPGINQVAAGYVIYGTSTMLVYTTGYGVNGFTLNPAIGTFYLSHPNMKFPKDGNIYSVNEGNYVHFPQGVKNYIKYCQREEGDRPYTSRYIGSLVSDFHRNMIKGGIYIYPTSSKAPKGKLRLMYECNPMAFLAEQAGGKATDGFNRIMEIQPTELHQRVPFFCGSYNMVEKAEEFMAAE, encoded by the coding sequence ATGGAAGAACGCAATAAAACACTGGGAGAGTTTATTATTGAGAACCAAAAAGCATTTCAGTATTCGTCGGGAGAGCTCTCGCGAATTATCAACTCTATTAGATTGGCGGCCAAGGTGGTCAATCATAAAGTAAACCAAGCGGGTTTGGTGGATATTATTGGCGCCGCGGGCGAACAGAATATTCAGGGAGAAGACCAGCAAAAATTAGATGTCTATGCCAACGAAGTATTTATCCAGACGTTAATAAACCGTGAGATTGTCTGTGGTATTGCTTCAGAAGAAAACGACGATTATATTACAGTTCAGGGGAGCGACAACTGTCATAATAATAAGTACGTGATCTTAATGGATCCGCTTGACGGATCTTCAAACATTGATGTGAATGTTTCAGTAGGAACGATCTTTTCTGTTTTTAGAAGAGTAACGCCAATTGGAACTCCGGTAACCAGCGAGGATTTTTTACAGCCGGGAATCAATCAGGTGGCAGCAGGCTATGTAATTTATGGAACTTCAACCATGCTGGTTTACACGACAGGTTATGGAGTAAACGGATTTACGTTGAACCCCGCAATCGGAACTTTTTATCTTTCACACCCGAATATGAAGTTTCCAAAAGACGGAAATATTTATTCGGTCAACGAAGGGAATTATGTTCATTTTCCGCAGGGAGTAAAAAATTACATCAAGTATTGTCAGCGTGAAGAAGGGGATAGACCTTATACGTCAAGATATATTGGAAGTTTGGTTTCCGATTTTCATCGTAATATGATTAAGGGCGGTATTTATATTTATCCAACAAGTTCAAAAGCGCCAAAAGGGAAATTACGTTTAATGTATGAATGTAATCCAATGGCGTTTCTTGCAGAACAGGCAGGAGGAAAAGCAACTGACGGATTTAATAGAATTATGGAAATCCAACCAACAGAACTACACCAAAGAGTTCCGTTTTTCTGCGGAAGCTATAATATGGTAGAAAAAGCAGAGGAATTTATGGCAGCTGAATAA
- a CDS encoding deoxycytidylate deaminase, with translation MEVKKLNKYDKAYLRIAKEWSQLSYCKRKQVGAIIVKDRMIISDGYNGTPSGFENCCEDEEGLTRWDVLHAEANAILKVARSTQSCEGATLYITLSPCKECSKLIHQSGIKRVVYKDGYRDDSGIQFLIKAGVEVQHIPDLEE, from the coding sequence ATGGAAGTAAAAAAATTGAATAAATACGATAAAGCGTATCTGCGAATTGCAAAAGAGTGGAGTCAGCTTTCTTATTGTAAAAGAAAACAAGTTGGCGCCATTATCGTAAAAGACCGAATGATTATTTCTGATGGTTACAATGGTACGCCATCCGGATTTGAAAATTGCTGCGAAGACGAAGAAGGTCTTACACGTTGGGATGTTTTACATGCCGAAGCAAATGCGATCCTTAAAGTAGCAAGGTCTACACAATCTTGCGAAGGTGCCACATTATATATTACGCTTTCGCCTTGTAAGGAATGCAGTAAATTGATACATCAGTCCGGAATAAAAAGAGTGGTGTATAAAGATGGATATCGTGATGATTCCGGAATTCAATTTTTAATAAAAGCGGGTGTAGAAGTACAACATATTCCTGACTTAGAAGAGTAA
- a CDS encoding FAD-dependent oxidoreductase encodes MFDVLIIGGGVSGMSCALVLGSAKNKAFVTDKKIGIFTHQKTSSLQEAIFYNAYGITPGKLGSELLTESTQDLAATYPHIEQIPNEKVIKVEGTYPEFTVTTNKNSYQTKNIVVGIGSANTFDIEGLMQYIEPHKKALPEKQRIQLKNEDHKVADGIYVIGTLAGWRSQLAIAAGSGAAVATDILTLWNNGVQTHTHDSIR; translated from the coding sequence ATGTTTGATGTTTTAATTATCGGAGGCGGCGTGTCAGGAATGTCTTGCGCTCTTGTCTTAGGATCGGCAAAAAACAAAGCTTTTGTTACTGACAAAAAAATCGGAATTTTTACACATCAAAAAACTTCTTCTTTGCAGGAAGCAATTTTTTATAATGCTTACGGAATTACGCCCGGTAAACTGGGTTCTGAATTACTTACGGAAAGCACTCAGGATTTAGCCGCAACTTATCCTCATATTGAACAGATTCCAAATGAAAAGGTAATTAAAGTAGAAGGAACTTATCCTGAATTTACTGTTACTACCAACAAAAACTCGTACCAGACAAAAAATATCGTGGTCGGCATTGGTTCTGCTAATACTTTTGACATTGAAGGTTTAATGCAATACATTGAACCTCATAAAAAAGCGCTACCTGAAAAACAGCGAATCCAGTTAAAAAATGAAGATCATAAAGTTGCCGATGGCATTTATGTTATTGGAACTTTAGCAGGCTGGAGAAGTCAGCTGGCAATCGCTGCCGGAAGTGGCGCCGCTGTTGCTACAGACATTCTTACTTTATGGAATAACGGTGTGCAGACTCATACGCACGATAGTATTCGATAA
- a CDS encoding tellurite resistance TerB family protein, translated as MAFSELFDNEFKQRNRGHFSAIVRVAFADGKITPEEQEFLNKLASRLEISEDEYKEILADPWKHPINPPYLYTQRLERLYDLARMVHVDHHLGDKQEVMLVRMGLALGFTPGNVNYIVSKALSLVDQKVDLDTFLFEMENMNK; from the coding sequence ATGGCATTTTCAGAATTATTTGATAACGAATTCAAACAAAGAAACAGAGGTCATTTCTCTGCAATTGTACGTGTCGCTTTTGCTGACGGGAAAATAACTCCCGAAGAGCAGGAGTTTTTGAACAAGCTTGCTTCAAGATTAGAAATTTCAGAAGACGAGTACAAAGAAATCCTAGCCGATCCTTGGAAACATCCTATAAATCCTCCTTATTTATATACACAGCGTTTAGAGCGTTTGTATGATTTAGCCAGAATGGTCCACGTAGACCATCATTTAGGAGACAAACAAGAAGTAATGTTAGTTCGTATGGGACTTGCTTTAGGATTTACTCCAGGAAACGTAAACTATATTGTTTCAAAAGCATTATCTCTGGTAGATCAGAAAGTAGATTTAGATACTTTCTTGTTTGAAATGGAGAATATGAATAAATAG
- a CDS encoding DUF5808 domain-containing protein, which produces MNHNQEPSEEEQNNWSHDPDNWIWGLFYYNPKDKRMFPPKRIKEMGLTINFANPNSVFLCVIMILILMILCESVKR; this is translated from the coding sequence ATGAACCACAACCAAGAACCATCTGAAGAAGAGCAAAACAATTGGAGCCACGATCCTGACAATTGGATTTGGGGACTTTTCTATTATAATCCAAAGGACAAAAGAATGTTTCCACCGAAGAGAATAAAAGAAATGGGATTGACCATAAATTTTGCCAATCCCAATTCGGTTTTTCTTTGTGTCATTATGATTCTCATTTTAATGATTTTGTGTGAAAGTGTAAAAAGATAA